A part of Aspergillus flavus chromosome 1, complete sequence genomic DNA contains:
- a CDS encoding permease of the major facilitator superfamily (sugar transporter, putative) gives MWSLRQTKLIRPPAGTDPSAPRQRDPWYVYKLAAFVSLGALLFGYDQGVMGVIVADQRFKDLMRPKNSSDCNSGVTGAIVSMYDVGCFIGAMSTGSLSDRYGRERMLAIASVVFVIGAVLQAASYTVVQIIIGRIVLGYGVGGCAAGVPLYQSEIAPPTLRGRLIGIEQMVLCTGELCAFWMNYGFNYLSTKHWWRIPLAIQILPAIVLGIGCWFWVLPSPRWLVTQDRHDCAREVLIRLHGPEAAVVELEQIQETMRLEKHTKASWTGMFKIPILRLTLLGCGIQGFQQVTGTNSILYYTPTLFEKGGITDPRTANLATGGVGIALFVSAWIPIFFFDRLGRKVWLQIGTVGMMLAMVGIAVLQWHAGESPGSKGNYAIVVFPYLFYIFFNISWGVAAWTYPSEIFPLSMRAKGNALATSANWTMCYIVAQASPPVADAIGWGLYVVYAAICVIAFIFVRFALVETRNRSLEDMNRLFGLQGYFAEGEAAAAEEIFVAKNASAEHIEESTNFAGPS, from the exons ATGTGGTCACTCCGGCAAACGAAATTGATACGCCCACCCGCAGGAACTGATCCCTCTGCACCTCGGCAAAGGGATCCATGGTATGTATACAAACTGGCTGCATTTGTGTCCCTAGGTGCTCTGCTGTTTGGCTACGACCAAGGAGTCATGGGTGTCATTGTCGCCGATCAACGGTTCAAGGATTTGATGCGTCCTAAGAATTCAT CTGATTGCAACTCAGGGGTGACTGGTGCTATTGTTTCAATGTACGATGTAGGTTGCTTCATTGGCGCCATGTCCACCGGTAGTCTTTCGGATCGGTATGGCCGTGAGAGAATGTTGGCTATTGCGAGCGTCGTCTTCGTTATTGGTGCAGTCCTACAAGCTGCCTCGTACACAGTTGTCCAAATA ATCATTGGCCGTATAGTCTTGGGCTATGGTGTTGGGGGATGTGCGGCAGGGGTACCCCTGTATCAATCTGAGATCGCTCCTCCAACCCTCCGAGGGAGATTGATTGGAATAGAGCAAATGGTTCTGTGCACTGGTGAGCTGTGTGCGTTCTGGATGAACTATGGGTTCAATTACCTCTCGACTAAACACTGGTGGCGCATTCCCTTGGCAATTCAAATTCTTCCGGCCATTGTTCTGGGGATAGGTTGCTGGTTCTGGGTCTTGCCAAGTCCACGGTGGCTTGTCACTCAGGACCGACACGACTGTGCTCGCGAGGTATTGATTAGATTACACGGTCCAGAGGCTGCAGTGGTAGAACTCGAGCAGATCCAGGAAACAATGCGCCTAGAGAAGCACACCAAAGCATCTTGGACAGGAATGTTTAAAATCCCTATCCTGCGGCTAACCCTCCTTGGTTGTGGGATTCAAGGCTTCCAGCAAGTCACGGGCACGAATTCAATCCTTTACTACACGCCGACACTCTTTGAAAAGGGTGGTATTACCGATCCTCGCACCGCAAACCTGGCGACAGGAGGCGTTGGGATCGCACTGTTCGTCAGTGCATGGATacccatcttcttctttgaccgTCTGGGGCGCAAAGTATGGCTCCAGATTGGGACCGTAGGAATGATGCTAGCCATGGTCGGAATCGCAGTATTGCAATGGCATGCGGGTGAGAGCCCCGGGTCAAAGGGTAACTATGCGATTGTGGTCTTTCCCTATCTGTTCTatatcttcttcaacatTAGCTGGGGTGTCGCGGCCTGGACCTATCCGTCAGAAATATTCCCGCTGTCCATGCGTGCAAAGGGCAACGCACTTGCAACTTCCGCTAATTGGACCATGTGCTATATCGTTGCCCAGGCTTCGCCACCAGTTGCAGATGCAATCGGGTGGGGCCTTTACGTTGTTTATGCCGCTATATGTGTCATCGCTTTCATTTTCGTCCGCTTTGCGCTAG TTGAGACGAGGAATCGGTCGCTAGAGGATATGAACCGGCTTTTCGGGCTGCAAGGCTATTTCGCAGAAGGTGAAGCTGCCGCTGCAGAGGAAATTTTTGTAGCCAAAAATGCTTCGGCGGAGCACATTGAAGAGAGCACTAATTTTGCAGGTCCGTCATAG